The Helianthus annuus cultivar XRQ/B chromosome 16, HanXRQr2.0-SUNRISE, whole genome shotgun sequence genome includes a window with the following:
- the LOC110918759 gene encoding lignin-forming anionic peroxidase, whose translation MASPNIITAIFFLLILCVTNNTPCDAQLSSTFYDASCPNALRTIRTSIRTAISRERRMAASILRLHFHDCFVQGCDASILLDDGPSIISEKNALPNKGSVRGYEVIEAAKSEVEKLCPGVVSCADVLTVAARDASEMVGGPSWSVKLGRRDSTSASLLLAESGALPSFKASLDSLISTFGDNGLSARDMVALSGAHTIGQAQCFLFRDRIYNNGSDIDAGFASTRRRGCPVNDGNGNLAPLDLVTPNSFDYNYFKNLIQKKGLLESDQVLFSGGSTDSIVREYSNNPSKFKSDFAAAMVKMSEIRPLTGQEGVIRRICGALP comes from the exons ATGGCTTCCCCAAATATTATTACAGCTATCTTCTTCTTACTAATTCTTTGTGTTACAAACAATACACCATGTGACGCACAGTTATCTTCTACATTCTATGACGCTTCATGTCCCAATGCACTACGTACAATCAGGACATCCATCCGAACAGCCATATCTCGTGAGCGTCGCATGGCAGCTTCGATCCTTCGTCTCCACTTCCATGACTGCTTTGTTCAG GGTTGTGACGCGTCTATCTTGCTAGACGACGGTCCTTCAATCATAAGTGAAAAGAATGCGTTGCCTAATAAGGGTTCGGTAAGAGGTTATGAAGTGATAGAGGCAGCAAAATCTGAGGTTGAAAAACTCTGTCCTGGAGTTGTATCATGTGCGGATGTACTAACCGTGGCTGCCCGTGATGCCTCAGAAATGGTTGGTGGTCCATCATGGTCTGTGAAGCTCGGAAGAAGAGACTCAACCTCGGCTAGCCTTCTTCTAGCAGAATCCGGTGCTCTTCCTAGTTTCAAAGCATCGCTAGACTCACTTATTTCCACCTTCGGTGATAACGGGCTTAGTGCCCGGGACATGGTTGCATTATCAG GAGCTCATACTATTGGACAAGCGCAATGCTTCTTATTCCGTGATAGGATATACAACAACGGATCAGATATTGATGCAGGATTTGCTAGCACGCGTAGACGTGGATGCCCTGTCAACGACGGCAACGGAAATCTTGCACCACTCGATTTAGTGACACCTAATTCGTTTGATTATAATTACTTCAAGAACTTGATACAAAAGAAGGGTCTTCTTGAGTCTGATCAAGTGTTGTTTAGCGGAGGATCAACAGACAGCATTGTTAGAGAATATAGCAATAATCCTTCAAAGTTCAAGTCGGATTTTGCAGCTGCAATGGTAAAGATGAGTGAAATCAGGCCTTTAACAGGTCAAGAAGGAGTCATACGAAGAATTTGTGGTGCTCTTCCCTAG